The following coding sequences are from one Achromobacter sp. B7 window:
- a CDS encoding ABC transporter substrate-binding protein, producing the protein MTFKAILLGLAAAGLLIQTGAQARTLDEVRADKSLAVVTTASAPPHGFKNPKSNELEGIMVDVAAGVAKHLKVSDKLSDVPFSGLIPTLTSGRADVMSAPLFITEERAKAIDFSVPVYGWGEGVVVSDKATKKYAKFEDMQGQRVGVLVDSVQFNMIKDMPDTKVTTYQDYSTLLADVRAGRVDLGIVDPPSIIYQIQTKNIPGVKLDTGYQPQRTWQVGMAVQKGNTALLEAVNKAIADMKANGEMAAIGKKWGVSDLISK; encoded by the coding sequence ATGACATTCAAAGCCATTCTGCTGGGCCTGGCGGCCGCCGGCCTGCTGATTCAAACCGGCGCGCAGGCGCGCACGCTGGACGAAGTGCGCGCCGATAAAAGCCTGGCCGTCGTCACCACCGCATCGGCGCCGCCGCACGGGTTCAAGAATCCAAAGTCCAACGAGCTGGAAGGCATCATGGTGGACGTGGCGGCGGGCGTGGCCAAGCATCTGAAGGTATCGGACAAGCTGTCCGACGTGCCATTTTCCGGCCTTATTCCCACGCTGACCTCGGGGCGGGCGGACGTCATGTCGGCGCCGCTGTTCATTACCGAAGAACGCGCCAAGGCCATCGACTTTTCAGTCCCGGTCTACGGATGGGGAGAGGGCGTGGTAGTCAGCGACAAGGCGACCAAAAAGTACGCCAAATTCGAAGACATGCAGGGGCAGCGGGTAGGCGTGCTGGTGGATTCTGTCCAGTTCAACATGATCAAGGACATGCCGGACACCAAAGTTACGACGTACCAGGACTATTCAACCTTGCTGGCTGACGTGCGCGCTGGCCGCGTCGACCTTGGCATCGTGGATCCCCCCAGCATCATTTACCAAATCCAGACCAAGAACATCCCGGGCGTGAAGCTCGATACGGGCTACCAGCCGCAACGCACGTGGCAAGTGGGCATGGCCGTGCAAAAAGGCAATACCGCGCTGCTTGAAGCCGTCAACAAGGCAATTGCCGACATGAAGGCGAACGGCGAAATGGCCGCCATTGGCAAGAAGTGGGGCGTGTCCGACCTCATCAGCAAGTAA
- a CDS encoding ABC transporter ATP-binding protein has translation MHAIANHDALIEAGGLHVYYGASHVLRGVDMHIARGESVGLVGRNGMGKTTLIRSLMGQVKSSRGQVRVAGRDCTRAPAHAIAQLGVAYVPEGRGIFPNLNVRENLQVAARAGVRGGRDWTYARVLETFPRLRERLGHGGQQLSGGEQQMLAIGRALMTNPDLLILDEATEGLAPLIVAEIWRIIREIRLTGMSTLIVDRNYRAVLEHTDRCLVMEKGLIVEDGNSASLARQPEQLTRYLGV, from the coding sequence ATGCACGCCATCGCAAACCACGACGCGCTGATCGAGGCCGGCGGCCTGCACGTGTACTACGGCGCCAGCCATGTGCTGCGCGGTGTCGACATGCACATCGCGCGCGGCGAATCCGTTGGGCTTGTCGGCCGCAACGGCATGGGCAAAACCACCTTGATCCGCAGCCTGATGGGCCAGGTCAAGAGCTCGCGCGGCCAGGTGCGCGTGGCCGGGCGCGATTGCACACGGGCGCCTGCGCACGCCATTGCACAACTGGGCGTGGCCTACGTGCCCGAAGGCCGAGGCATATTTCCAAATTTGAACGTACGCGAAAACCTGCAAGTGGCGGCGCGTGCCGGCGTGCGCGGCGGGCGCGATTGGACTTACGCGCGCGTGCTGGAGACCTTTCCCCGACTGCGCGAACGGCTGGGCCACGGCGGGCAGCAACTATCAGGAGGCGAACAGCAGATGCTGGCCATCGGACGCGCGCTGATGACCAACCCCGATCTGCTGATTCTGGACGAAGCCACCGAAGGGCTGGCCCCGCTGATCGTGGCCGAGATCTGGCGCATCATCCGCGAGATCCGCTTGACCGGCATGTCCACGCTGATCGTCGACCGCAACTATCGCGCGGTGCTCGAACACACCGACCGGTGTCTGGTGATGGAAAAAGGACTGATAGTCGAAGACGGCAATAGCGCGTCGCTGGCCCGGCAACCGGAACAGCTGACGCGCTATCTGGGCGTGTAG
- a CDS encoding acetolactate synthase large subunit produces the protein MNGADSLCDTLLANDVDVCFANPGTSEMHFVAALDRKPRMRCVLGLFEGVVTGAADGYARMADKPAATLLHLGPGLGNGLANLHNAKRARTPMVNIVGDHATYHVQYDAPLTSDVEGVARPMSHWVKRTMTAAAVSADAAEAIGVARQAPGNIATLILPADTAWTDLPDNAPAPVQVKDAALAQTSADAVRAAAAAIRSGEVTVLMLGGAALRERALNAAGRIARATGVRLMSETSNRRIERGGARTPVDRLPYPIDLAVAKLKDVKHLVLAGAKAPVGFFAYPGKPSLLAPADSNQVVLASAEQDLAHALEWLADELGIAADAPRLATPAAAYEVPSSGKLTGAAVNILIAHTLPEQAIVCDESITQGREFPIYSASSAPHDWLMLTGGAIGIGLPLATGAAVACPDRKVITLQADGSGMYTLQALWTQARENLDCLTVILANRSYATLHGEMKNVGVEEPGRNARRMLDLEEPYLDWTHLARGMGVEAVSVDTVEGFARALADGLKRRGPFLIEAII, from the coding sequence ATGAACGGCGCTGACAGTCTCTGCGATACCTTGCTGGCCAACGATGTGGACGTGTGTTTTGCCAACCCCGGCACGTCTGAAATGCACTTCGTCGCGGCTTTGGATCGCAAGCCCCGGATGCGGTGTGTGCTGGGTCTGTTCGAAGGCGTGGTGACGGGCGCTGCCGACGGTTACGCGCGCATGGCCGACAAGCCGGCCGCCACCTTGCTGCACTTGGGGCCTGGCCTGGGCAACGGGCTGGCCAACCTGCACAACGCCAAGCGCGCGCGTACGCCCATGGTCAATATCGTGGGCGACCACGCCACTTATCACGTGCAATACGACGCGCCGCTGACCAGCGACGTGGAAGGCGTGGCGCGGCCGATGTCGCACTGGGTCAAACGCACGATGACGGCCGCTGCCGTGTCGGCGGACGCCGCCGAAGCCATTGGCGTGGCGCGGCAGGCGCCCGGCAATATCGCCACGTTGATCCTGCCGGCCGACACCGCCTGGACCGATCTGCCCGACAACGCGCCCGCGCCCGTACAAGTCAAGGATGCCGCGCTGGCGCAGACTTCCGCCGACGCCGTGCGCGCGGCGGCCGCGGCGATCCGTTCGGGCGAAGTGACCGTGCTGATGCTGGGGGGCGCCGCGCTGCGCGAACGCGCGCTGAACGCCGCCGGGCGCATCGCCCGCGCGACGGGTGTGCGCCTGATGTCGGAAACGTCCAACCGCCGCATCGAGCGCGGCGGCGCGCGCACCCCGGTCGATCGCTTGCCGTATCCGATTGATCTTGCGGTGGCCAAGCTGAAAGACGTCAAACATCTGGTGCTGGCAGGGGCGAAGGCGCCGGTGGGGTTTTTTGCTTACCCCGGCAAGCCCAGCCTGTTGGCCCCGGCTGACAGCAATCAGGTGGTGCTGGCCTCGGCCGAACAAGACCTGGCCCACGCGCTGGAATGGCTGGCCGACGAACTGGGCATTGCCGCCGACGCGCCGCGCCTGGCCACGCCGGCCGCCGCCTATGAGGTGCCGTCCTCGGGCAAGCTGACGGGCGCCGCTGTGAACATCCTGATCGCGCATACCTTGCCCGAGCAGGCCATCGTGTGCGATGAGTCCATCACGCAGGGCCGCGAATTTCCGATCTACAGCGCCAGCAGCGCTCCGCACGATTGGCTGATGCTGACGGGCGGCGCAATCGGTATCGGCCTGCCGCTGGCCACGGGCGCGGCCGTGGCGTGCCCGGACCGCAAGGTCATCACGCTGCAAGCCGACGGTAGCGGCATGTACACCTTGCAGGCGCTGTGGACGCAGGCGCGCGAAAACCTGGACTGCCTGACAGTGATCCTGGCCAACCGTTCCTACGCCACCTTGCACGGCGAGATGAAAAACGTGGGCGTGGAGGAACCCGGCCGCAATGCGCGCCGCATGCTGGATCTGGAAGAACCCTACCTGGACTGGACGCACCTGGCGCGCGGCATGGGCGTGGAGGCGGTCAGCGTGGATACGGTGGAAGGCTTCGCGCGCGCGCTGGCCGACGGCCTCAAGCGCCGTGGCCCCTTCCTGATCGAAGCCATCATCTGA
- a CDS encoding branched-chain amino acid ABC transporter permease: protein MDISILLIQSLNAFQYGLLLFLVASGLTLIFGIMGIINLAHGSFYMIGAYMAFALGPVVDRWLGGGFLTTLAVCVVLAGALGYVLEAAFFSYLYHRNHLQQVLMTYGLILVFEELRSILVGNDVHGVPLPAWLQGSISLGGVMTYPVYRLFISAVGIAVALLLYWVISRTRLGMMLRAGASNREMTGSLGIDVNKLYRLVFAAGVALAALAGTIAAPVSSVYPGMGNGVLIICFVVVVIGGIGSIRGAFLAAMLVGFVETFGQVLFPSAAGVLVYLLMAFILLCKPEGLFKQG from the coding sequence ATGGACATCAGCATCCTGCTTATTCAAAGCCTGAACGCATTCCAGTACGGCTTGCTGCTGTTCCTGGTGGCCAGCGGCCTGACGCTGATCTTCGGCATCATGGGCATCATCAACCTGGCCCATGGCAGCTTCTACATGATCGGCGCCTACATGGCGTTTGCGCTGGGGCCGGTGGTGGACCGCTGGCTGGGCGGCGGCTTCCTCACCACGCTGGCCGTGTGCGTGGTGCTGGCTGGTGCTTTGGGCTATGTGCTGGAAGCCGCCTTCTTCAGCTACCTGTACCACCGCAACCACTTGCAGCAGGTGCTGATGACCTACGGGCTGATCCTGGTCTTTGAAGAACTGCGCAGCATTCTGGTGGGCAACGACGTGCACGGCGTGCCGTTGCCGGCGTGGCTGCAGGGCAGCATTTCCCTGGGCGGCGTGATGACGTATCCGGTCTACCGGCTGTTCATTTCTGCCGTCGGCATTGCGGTAGCGCTGCTGCTGTATTGGGTGATATCGCGCACCCGGCTGGGCATGATGCTGCGCGCCGGCGCCAGCAACCGCGAGATGACGGGGTCGCTGGGTATCGACGTCAACAAGCTGTACCGGCTGGTCTTCGCGGCCGGTGTGGCGTTGGCCGCGTTGGCCGGCACCATCGCCGCGCCCGTGTCGTCGGTGTACCCGGGCATGGGCAACGGCGTGCTGATCATCTGCTTCGTCGTGGTCGTGATCGGCGGCATCGGTTCCATACGCGGCGCCTTTTTGGCCGCGATGCTGGTGGGCTTTGTCGAAACCTTTGGCCAGGTGCTGTTTCCGTCGGCGGCGGGCGTGCTGGTGTATCTGCTGATGGCGTTCATTCTTCTATGCAAGCCCGAAGGGCTGTTCAAACAGGGCTAG
- a CDS encoding branched-chain amino acid ABC transporter permease yields MQKLLPVATLLALAAFAFSGSDYYTGLAIKVMIYAIFALSLQLLVGGAGLVSLGHAAFFGIGAYVAALLSPESEAASLWWLLPAALLAAALYAVVTGALALRTRGVYFIMVTLAFSQMAYYVFHDTKVGGGSDGIYLYFRPELALGSWVPFDLGTATTFYFFVLACLALTWGFLALLRRSPFGAALAGIRINEQRMRAAGYSTYPYKLTAYVVGATLAGLAGFLFALKDGFVTPELLAWEQSGLVLLMVILGGMASLGGAVIGTVALVLMQELFQSQALFGDYARHWHLPLGIAIIALVALLPNGIAGLPAQWRQRRDARVAAAHAAGTHAAGSPAVSTVRLPQGRLPQDRLPQDRLPVQGEPHV; encoded by the coding sequence ATGCAGAAACTACTTCCCGTCGCAACGCTGCTGGCGCTGGCCGCCTTCGCGTTCAGCGGCAGCGACTACTACACCGGGCTGGCGATCAAGGTGATGATCTACGCCATCTTCGCGCTAAGCCTGCAATTGCTGGTCGGCGGAGCCGGTTTGGTCAGCCTGGGGCACGCGGCGTTCTTCGGCATCGGCGCCTACGTGGCGGCGTTGCTGTCACCGGAATCCGAGGCGGCAAGCCTGTGGTGGCTGCTGCCGGCGGCCCTGCTGGCGGCCGCGCTTTATGCGGTGGTGACGGGTGCGCTGGCGCTGCGCACGCGCGGCGTGTACTTCATCATGGTGACGCTGGCGTTTTCGCAGATGGCTTACTACGTCTTTCACGACACCAAAGTGGGCGGCGGCAGCGACGGCATCTATCTGTATTTCCGGCCCGAATTGGCGCTGGGCAGTTGGGTGCCGTTCGACCTGGGCACCGCCACCACGTTCTACTTTTTTGTACTCGCCTGCCTGGCCCTGACCTGGGGCTTCCTGGCGCTGCTGCGGCGCTCGCCGTTCGGGGCGGCGCTGGCAGGCATCCGCATCAACGAGCAGCGCATGCGCGCGGCCGGGTATTCCACGTATCCCTACAAGCTGACGGCGTATGTCGTGGGCGCCACGTTGGCGGGCCTGGCGGGGTTTTTGTTCGCGCTGAAAGACGGTTTTGTCACGCCGGAACTGTTGGCCTGGGAACAATCGGGGCTGGTGCTGTTGATGGTGATCCTGGGCGGCATGGCCAGCCTGGGAGGGGCGGTCATCGGCACCGTGGCGCTGGTGCTGATGCAAGAGCTGTTTCAGTCGCAAGCCTTGTTTGGCGACTACGCGCGCCATTGGCATCTGCCGCTGGGCATCGCCATCATCGCGCTGGTGGCCTTGCTGCCCAACGGCATCGCGGGCCTGCCCGCGCAATGGCGACAACGCCGCGATGCGCGAGTCGCGGCCGCACATGCCGCAGGGACGCATGCCGCAGGTTCGCCTGCCGTCTCTACGGTTCGCCTGCCGCAGGGACGCCTGCCGCAGGATCGCCTGCCGCAGGATCGCCTGCCCGTCCAAGGGGAACCTCATGTCTGA
- a CDS encoding amino acid ABC transporter ATP-binding protein: protein MQGVSKWYGDFQVLNDLALEVSPGEKLILCGPSGSGKSTTIRLLNRLEEHQKGRIVVDGIELNEDVKNIERIRAEVGMVFQHFNLFPHLTVLENCTLAPLLVKGVPADEARSRAMEYLERVRIPQHADKYPGQLSGGQKQRVAIARALCMQPKIMLFDEPTSALDPEMVKEVLDTMVALAKDGMTMVCVTHEMGFAREVGDRVVFMDQGAIVEADTPENFFNAPRSERAQAFLGQILG from the coding sequence ATGCAGGGCGTCAGCAAATGGTATGGAGACTTCCAGGTACTGAACGACCTGGCCCTGGAAGTGTCGCCCGGAGAAAAGCTGATACTTTGTGGGCCGTCGGGCTCGGGAAAGTCCACGACGATCCGCCTGCTGAACCGGCTGGAAGAGCACCAGAAGGGCCGCATCGTTGTCGACGGCATAGAGCTCAATGAAGACGTCAAGAACATCGAGCGCATCCGCGCGGAAGTCGGCATGGTGTTCCAGCACTTCAATCTGTTTCCGCATTTGACGGTGCTTGAGAACTGCACGCTGGCACCGCTGCTGGTCAAGGGCGTGCCGGCGGACGAAGCCCGGTCGCGCGCCATGGAATATCTGGAACGGGTGCGCATTCCGCAGCACGCTGACAAGTATCCCGGCCAGCTCTCGGGCGGCCAGAAGCAGCGCGTGGCGATTGCGCGCGCCTTGTGCATGCAGCCCAAGATCATGCTGTTCGACGAACCCACGTCGGCGCTGGACCCCGAGATGGTCAAGGAAGTGCTGGACACCATGGTCGCGCTGGCCAAAGACGGCATGACCATGGTCTGCGTCACGCACGAAATGGGTTTTGCGCGAGAAGTGGGGGATCGCGTCGTCTTCATGGACCAGGGAGCCATCGTGGAAGCCGACACGCCGGAGAACTTCTTCAATGCCCCCCGATCGGAGCGGGCGCAGGCATTCCTGGGGCAGATCCTGGGGTGA
- a CDS encoding arginase family protein, giving the protein MGLPSARESEAGRARACVVGIPFDCGTHPFRVGSRQGPDAIREQSRLLRPVDIFRRHGIDSPPEFLRAIDVGNVACHPGDPDASYPLIEAGIGAILDAGAIPISMGGDGAVTLPQLRAVGRRHPNFVVLHFDSHTDTYPIPGYNTATTFTRAAEEGLLDVAASFHVGTRGSSFMPGVLEFGREVGYTIVPYDDFDQDQKATLADIKQRIGQRPVYLCFDMDIFDPSCAPGVCTPEWGGLSAKEGLALVRQLAGLNFVAFDINTVSPPQDVQGATAFLAATVMQEFFALAAVAVQQYPQGRPA; this is encoded by the coding sequence ATGGGTTTGCCATCGGCCCGCGAGTCTGAAGCGGGCAGGGCACGCGCTTGCGTGGTGGGCATTCCGTTCGATTGCGGCACGCACCCCTTTCGCGTGGGATCGCGGCAGGGTCCCGACGCGATCCGTGAGCAATCCCGTTTGCTGCGCCCCGTCGACATCTTTCGCCGCCATGGCATCGACAGTCCTCCTGAATTCCTGCGCGCCATCGATGTGGGCAACGTGGCGTGCCACCCGGGAGACCCCGACGCTTCGTACCCGCTGATCGAAGCCGGCATCGGCGCCATCCTGGACGCGGGTGCCATCCCCATCTCGATGGGCGGTGACGGCGCGGTGACGTTGCCGCAGTTGCGTGCCGTGGGGCGCCGCCATCCGAATTTCGTCGTGCTGCATTTCGACTCGCACACCGACACCTATCCCATCCCCGGCTACAACACGGCCACCACGTTCACGCGCGCCGCCGAAGAGGGTCTGCTGGACGTCGCGGCCAGCTTTCACGTAGGCACGCGCGGTAGTTCTTTCATGCCCGGGGTGCTGGAGTTCGGGCGCGAGGTCGGCTACACGATCGTGCCCTACGACGACTTCGACCAGGACCAGAAGGCCACGCTGGCGGACATCAAGCAGCGTATCGGCCAGCGCCCGGTGTACCTGTGCTTCGACATGGACATCTTTGACCCCTCCTGCGCGCCAGGAGTTTGCACGCCGGAGTGGGGGGGCTTGTCGGCCAAGGAAGGGCTGGCGCTGGTGCGCCAGCTTGCCGGCCTGAACTTCGTGGCGTTCGACATCAATACCGTGTCGCCGCCGCAAGACGTGCAGGGAGCAACAGCCTTCCTGGCCGCCACCGTGATGCAGGAATTCTTCGCGCTGGCGGCGGTGGCAGTGCAGCAGTATCCGCAAGGGCGTCCGGCCTGA
- a CDS encoding amino acid ABC transporter permease, with product MDLPTLRMYLTPLAEGTVWTLALFFCSAFLAVALGLVVCLCRLSPSRLLSRGARFYIEVIRGTPLLLQLFYIYYGLPEMGVVINGFVAGVLGLTLNFGAYLAELFRSGIQSVDTGQYEAARALGLRKVQRLRRIVLPQALRTVFPALGNYALVLIKETSLVAVISVYELMRAGEMLAGATFQALTVYTMVGVIYFAMCSVLSYLFRRSEKRLTVPGYWSGAGENHDISKA from the coding sequence TTGGATCTCCCTACGCTGCGCATGTACCTGACCCCGTTGGCCGAGGGCACGGTCTGGACCCTGGCGCTGTTTTTCTGTTCGGCTTTCCTGGCGGTGGCGTTGGGCCTGGTCGTTTGCTTGTGCCGCCTGTCGCCTTCGCGCCTGTTGAGCCGTGGCGCGCGGTTCTACATCGAGGTGATTCGCGGCACGCCCCTGCTGCTGCAATTGTTCTACATCTACTACGGCCTGCCCGAGATGGGCGTCGTGATCAACGGCTTTGTCGCCGGGGTGCTGGGCCTGACCTTGAACTTCGGCGCGTACCTGGCCGAACTGTTCAGAAGCGGCATCCAGTCGGTGGACACGGGTCAGTACGAGGCGGCGCGCGCATTGGGTCTGCGCAAGGTGCAGCGGCTGCGTCGCATCGTATTGCCGCAAGCGCTGCGCACGGTCTTCCCGGCTTTGGGCAACTACGCGCTGGTGCTGATCAAGGAGACTTCGCTGGTGGCCGTTATCAGCGTGTACGAATTGATGCGGGCGGGCGAGATGCTGGCCGGTGCGACCTTCCAGGCACTGACGGTCTACACGATGGTGGGGGTCATCTACTTCGCCATGTGCAGCGTGCTGTCGTACCTGTTCCGACGCTCTGAAAAGCGTCTGACGGTGCCGGGCTACTGGAGCGGCGCCGGCGAAAACCACGACATTTCCAAGGCTTGA
- a CDS encoding ABC transporter ATP-binding protein produces MSDLLLAATGVTRRFGGLTAVNGVSLSLARGQVHAVIGTNGAGKSTLINILSGELAPSSGQVMLGAQDITAWRQPQRARAGLGRSYQRSTLFPELSVFENCRLTAQAARQRFWHWWRPAADCRRSAELAHHALERTGLAGDATRTAGLLPHGRKRQLEIAMCLAGEPQVLLLDEPLAGMGPEETDRILDLLQTLKTGHAILLVEHDMDAVFRIAETITVMVNGTAIASGTPEAIRANADVRTAYLGEDAQPTHAPGAAACTPSQTTTR; encoded by the coding sequence ATGTCTGATCTTCTGCTTGCCGCCACGGGCGTTACGCGGCGCTTTGGCGGGCTGACCGCCGTGAACGGCGTGTCCCTGTCGCTGGCGCGCGGGCAAGTGCACGCCGTCATCGGCACCAACGGCGCGGGCAAGTCCACGCTGATCAATATCCTGTCCGGCGAGCTTGCGCCCAGCAGCGGGCAGGTCATGCTGGGCGCACAGGACATTACCGCCTGGCGCCAACCGCAACGAGCCCGCGCCGGGCTGGGCCGCAGCTACCAGCGGTCCACGTTATTCCCCGAATTAAGCGTGTTCGAAAACTGCCGCCTGACCGCGCAGGCGGCACGCCAGCGCTTCTGGCATTGGTGGCGCCCAGCCGCCGACTGCCGCCGCAGCGCCGAGCTGGCGCACCACGCGCTGGAACGCACCGGCCTTGCCGGCGATGCCACGCGCACGGCCGGCCTGTTGCCACACGGCCGCAAGCGTCAGCTTGAAATCGCCATGTGCCTGGCGGGCGAGCCGCAGGTGTTGTTGCTGGACGAGCCCCTTGCCGGCATGGGGCCGGAAGAAACCGACCGCATCCTGGACCTGCTGCAAACATTGAAGACGGGCCACGCCATCCTGCTGGTCGAGCACGACATGGACGCGGTTTTTCGTATCGCCGAAACCATCACGGTAATGGTCAACGGCACCGCCATCGCCAGCGGCACGCCCGAGGCCATACGCGCCAACGCCGACGTGCGCACCGCCTACCTGGGTGAAGACGCCCAGCCCACCCACGCACCAGGAGCCGCCGCATGCACGCCATCGCAAACCACGACGCGCTGA
- a CDS encoding IclR family transcriptional regulator, with amino-acid sequence MTQTPHPEDSPLFIAALARGISVLRAFNEGEPAMTLPELAEATGLGKSAVQRFTHTLWTLGYLRKDPVTKKFSLAPWSLELGMHYVQTSPLVLGGNPFLHTLNRNSQETCSLAEPDGLDMVYVARFATHKEMFVNMPVGMRLPFYCTAAGRAVLAKLDPGVAQDLLERCDRKPFTGNTITSMDALLAELEFARRHGYARSNGEFYPGDITVSAAVLDAGGTPLGAVNVSVPSSRWSFEQAQAVFGPQVVETAHAISASRTLGRTHPFYLMEPPGGALRGAMPLPDDEV; translated from the coding sequence ATGACCCAGACGCCACATCCCGAAGATTCGCCTTTGTTCATTGCCGCGCTGGCGCGCGGCATTTCCGTATTAAGGGCGTTCAACGAAGGCGAGCCTGCCATGACGCTGCCGGAACTCGCGGAAGCCACCGGCCTGGGTAAAAGCGCGGTTCAGCGCTTTACCCACACGCTCTGGACGCTGGGCTACCTGCGCAAGGATCCCGTCACCAAGAAGTTCTCGCTGGCGCCCTGGTCGCTGGAGCTGGGCATGCACTACGTGCAGACAAGCCCGCTCGTTCTGGGCGGAAACCCGTTCCTGCACACGCTGAACCGCAACAGTCAGGAGACGTGCAGCCTGGCGGAGCCCGACGGTTTGGACATGGTCTATGTGGCGCGCTTTGCCACGCACAAGGAAATGTTTGTGAACATGCCGGTCGGCATGCGCTTGCCTTTCTATTGCACGGCAGCGGGGCGCGCGGTGCTGGCCAAGTTGGACCCCGGCGTTGCGCAAGACTTGCTGGAACGCTGCGACCGCAAGCCTTTCACGGGGAATACGATCACCAGCATGGACGCCTTGCTGGCCGAACTGGAGTTCGCCCGGCGCCACGGCTATGCAAGGTCCAACGGCGAGTTTTACCCCGGTGACATCACGGTCAGCGCGGCGGTCCTGGATGCCGGCGGCACCCCCTTGGGCGCCGTGAACGTGTCCGTGCCTTCCAGCCGCTGGTCTTTTGAACAGGCGCAAGCCGTGTTCGGCCCGCAAGTGGTGGAGACCGCGCACGCCATTAGTGCATCACGCACCTTGGGCCGTACGCATCCCTTCTACTTGATGGAACCACCAGGTGGCGCGTTGCGCGGGGCGATGCCCTTGCCAGACGACGAGGTCTGA
- a CDS encoding amino acid ABC transporter substrate-binding protein: MKRSTLFAAGALALACVSQAALAGPTLDAVKKKGFVQCGLTDGVSGFSATNSKGEWEGMDVDICRAVAAAVFGDPTKFKGTALSTQQRFTALQSGEVDVLLRTVTLTQTRDTSLGLSAVAASFYDGQGILVNKKLGVKSAKELNGATVCVQPGTTTELNLADWFRANKIEFKPVVIDKVTEVVRAFESGRCDAFTDDASQLAAVRATQVAKPDDYEILPERFSKEPLGPMVRQGDENWLGIVRWTLFALLEAEEYGITQKNVDEMLKSNNPNVSRILGVTPGAGKNMGLDEKWAYNAIKAVGNYSEVFERNVGKDSKLGLQRGTNALWSNGGAMYPWPIR, encoded by the coding sequence ATGAAGCGGTCAACTTTGTTTGCAGCCGGCGCCCTGGCCCTGGCTTGTGTGTCCCAGGCGGCGCTTGCCGGCCCCACGCTGGATGCGGTCAAGAAAAAGGGATTCGTGCAATGCGGTTTGACCGACGGCGTCTCCGGCTTTTCGGCCACCAACAGCAAGGGTGAATGGGAAGGGATGGACGTGGACATCTGCCGCGCCGTCGCCGCAGCCGTATTCGGGGACCCCACCAAATTCAAGGGCACCGCGCTGTCCACGCAGCAACGCTTCACCGCTTTGCAGTCCGGTGAAGTCGACGTGCTGCTGCGCACCGTCACGCTGACGCAAACGCGCGATACGTCGCTGGGGCTGTCCGCCGTGGCCGCCAGCTTCTATGACGGCCAGGGCATTCTGGTCAACAAGAAGCTGGGCGTGAAAAGCGCCAAGGAGCTGAACGGCGCCACGGTCTGCGTGCAACCGGGCACCACCACCGAACTGAACCTGGCCGACTGGTTTCGCGCCAACAAAATCGAATTCAAACCCGTGGTGATCGACAAGGTGACCGAAGTGGTGCGCGCCTTTGAATCCGGCCGCTGCGACGCCTTCACCGACGACGCCTCGCAACTGGCCGCCGTGCGCGCCACGCAGGTGGCCAAGCCGGACGACTACGAAATCCTGCCCGAACGCTTCTCCAAGGAACCGCTGGGGCCGATGGTGCGCCAAGGCGACGAAAACTGGCTGGGCATCGTCCGCTGGACGTTGTTCGCCCTGCTGGAAGCCGAGGAATACGGCATCACGCAAAAGAACGTGGACGAGATGCTCAAGAGCAACAACCCCAACGTGTCCCGCATCCTGGGCGTGACGCCGGGCGCGGGCAAGAACATGGGGCTGGACGAAAAATGGGCCTACAACGCCATCAAGGCAGTGGGCAATTACAGCGAAGTGTTCGAGCGAAACGTCGGCAAGGACAGCAAGCTGGGCCTGCAACGCGGCACGAATGCACTGTGGAGCAACGGTGGCGCCATGTACCCATGGCCGATCCGCTGA